The Paenibacillus sp. RUD330 genome has a segment encoding these proteins:
- a CDS encoding S-layer homology domain-containing protein produces MRLLKRAISSLLAFVLVFPALFESGHAVAAELGKSRTTTIQNEFIKVTVDNETGRYGIRTVEGQPIRKQDQNVSLIFRGDDPETSFTTFRIDGTDYIFGNKYKFGREESRTTEPVLLEKPNGTKQLEMTWTLKGVQIKQILLLYTDSKDKANSGNVNIRYEVVNGSGVKVEVGSRILLDTMVGGNDGPAFQVGTAYKAPLSVERRLTHEPEKLGIPEEDRPLYKLPAYWVMRDKLDLENPQATNVVAYGFNNVAEQNINIVDEMVVGHWNGLANTKWDYTVHPNLDFTRDTNDYGSADSAVAFYWNPDAIEPGRMQSFETVYGLGEIVAPDKVFSVRYVDPVQQLATLADGSAYRDEGIFDITAEIENLPAFGMEHSRIELEMTLQSGLSFVQLDERGNIRRDASGKPLVDNVSSKKVEYRKEATPEEARQGIQPKYKPGDTVTASFKVMAKGKPWPTTRQYMLTARSPETLSKLEGVKDEGIKAQYESVKSNFILLPPVGEATPTYVYGVSPKELYSTDVKYMTVNLSNIEAYTTGGEGTEPNFDLYLIEKATGDRYRVPVKESVLLQPTDDGLTGDMRITYRGGDKVDEAGKVIQEGLGPELPLGEYEIAIDYKAAAGDDPEIASMYDITAGETVLVTDNDESRIREAGILALYKEVVDLSGLDNGATVGTERLEQLNSLFPGNPFKEGSFLHAAATSYKKTRALIGAASKAVDPEFDLSGFADESALAETPLYNYRIFESEEDLEAFEEQAEEDKIDRETLVVVRGMVKQVGTGDDQQIIVDTKTEPAIINDAVAYSGKDLVIVRGKLDILGMKQPEGLPLLDTMFVKGDGTLSVASSGFIFHKGEWTLDFFNGFDKTLGGDGYGIPRAGSGEDDDEEEESKDANKQSGTNPEDDSQNGSLKWAVGGVGDRLNPLRQIMLENVYFNKHSLFSAPSFSIDGFGLSLNDFILREGGVSFGGTVSLKVVNAEINNVIYNKKGFVGIDAKLGFDLNESLGLFGPKEDKKADSEGPKKPSGSISVTHYVQKVEGINNQYGLEFEAQLKNMAEVAIEFSLKQVDDGRILPDVIAFGTQLKSPGVLITGATYLTAIRGAVRELADTIAGGTAEDPFPLTIQAGVGIRFGMAPAYFFGDIDLTLKRTGIKIEGQMKYSPDANAEEDDRIEMITKALLEAQWVTPWFVRVQAEVDIGGWDIIVGKAGIFVGQNLEKNRTDFEGYIGSKVQIPGSVPVVGGMPLSSVFLGVNNDKLWGSVGILFISLGITYYWGGGVEFGTSTDQLPEGLAHLVIQDPERGPRLLVIGSGVETVANSRVASEQESQAVEYREVEKGVQIVDNGDMTLGIGGIAVKNGGRVHEIPMSGVSGNAIIEMEYDSKDMPSFTLKDGSGRLYPVKFDNTNTDKTANAFTQIVPAKQSATGVDMRKAYVIVPADKAAAGGKWTLTAQAPVETKLLNVPTAPQLSEVGMTPNPADANKFSATWKVDNVKPGDTVSLYLASDAVTGKTEKLSTGELVQQTGDAGLLIAKDLPAAAGSAAIDVTSIPLAGGTEDIRGLLRQGSYYVRAELHSENAFGTKTSAQRFELKDPMAPAKVEGVSVKPAGNGYFHLSFKPGAVKPGQQAYERSYVIEALQEQDKAMKSYEPFGTVLMTEAELKPYWNASSGRYEGIPIGGWAAVSTSDAVNTSSLEGTPAPASGAGHAGLETGNVYTIGVSASAVPTEADDKNRNPHYADRADSAATLLPAAQKPQLTLGGGPARPEGKKFWEMLTSRTEQNLTLLSTQPDVEVEAYVGDELVGKADMRTEGGASRGTLKLDRFSTDGKFAVELRARNTATGDVSVTMLYLTVDTIAPVLYIDGPATGARTKAGRIRVSGTTTVGDALTVAGQPVKVGEDGSFDSEVQLPEGAGAAAELKFVARDAAGNENSAVVNVTNDGFRAPSAIVLKPIPKLQPGESVKLQAVLKVADGKDGSGKPRFKEVALQGKEELDRLSLTVDGESVLLAEDGTLTALGAGASLITAGYRVSDGMTLQAMSVADVALPAPSSLGSLAASTESVLGSADRTRIVVSDAGDMTGQQLAYRVYGAGAKLPAFKEDLSGWSVLPAGGIVEAKHGDAVVLAKRTSSGKLAMAAAVLPANIWTYMPGGFGFGGGGAPAAGAKPQATVNGSAVDAAWEGKTAVIRLDASSADGSADVVLRSAEAAEGYRITVARALADKLAAAGKTLRIELPMASLSLGASQLRGGKDDLTLSFGLNDNADRAALDAAALAQGFRLLGGGAGTKLQLGLAASGWKPAPAAVLPLPEGVTTKDVTAVLLRAADGSWTPLAWKPAAGGAAAEVVLTGSGSLYYASNSKTFQDVAPLFWAADTIRQASARMLVFGQSAAKFAPNAKVTRAEYPTILLRSAGYMTEPAAASRFADVPADSWYARTVSIAAGLGLASGKSADRYDPGAALTRLEAMVMAGRLMAIARPGKELGEEETARVLGAFADAKAVPAWARGALAAAVQAGLIQGIDGSISPNEPLTRSQAAAIAVRVNDWMKS; encoded by the coding sequence GTGAGGCTGCTCAAACGCGCGATCTCGTCGCTGCTGGCATTCGTGCTGGTGTTTCCTGCCCTGTTCGAGAGCGGCCACGCAGTGGCCGCCGAGCTGGGCAAGAGCCGCACGACGACGATTCAGAATGAATTTATCAAGGTGACCGTCGACAACGAGACGGGACGATACGGCATCCGGACGGTCGAAGGCCAGCCGATCCGCAAGCAGGATCAGAACGTGAGCCTGATCTTCCGCGGGGACGATCCGGAGACGTCGTTCACGACGTTCCGCATCGACGGCACGGACTATATTTTCGGCAACAAGTACAAGTTCGGGCGCGAAGAGTCGCGCACGACGGAGCCGGTGCTTCTCGAGAAGCCGAACGGCACGAAGCAGCTGGAGATGACCTGGACGCTCAAGGGCGTGCAGATCAAGCAGATCCTGCTGCTGTATACGGACAGCAAGGACAAGGCGAACTCGGGCAACGTCAACATCCGCTACGAGGTCGTCAACGGCAGCGGAGTCAAGGTCGAGGTCGGCAGCCGCATCCTGCTCGATACGATGGTCGGCGGCAACGACGGCCCGGCGTTCCAGGTCGGCACGGCGTACAAGGCGCCGCTGTCGGTGGAGCGCAGGCTCACCCATGAGCCGGAGAAGCTGGGCATTCCCGAGGAGGACCGCCCGCTCTACAAGCTTCCGGCCTACTGGGTCATGCGCGACAAGCTCGACCTGGAAAATCCGCAGGCGACGAACGTCGTCGCCTACGGCTTCAACAATGTGGCCGAGCAGAACATCAACATCGTCGACGAGATGGTCGTCGGCCACTGGAACGGCCTTGCGAATACGAAATGGGACTATACGGTCCATCCGAACCTGGATTTCACGCGCGATACGAACGACTACGGCAGCGCCGACTCCGCCGTGGCGTTCTACTGGAATCCGGACGCGATCGAGCCGGGACGCATGCAGAGCTTCGAGACGGTATACGGCCTCGGCGAGATCGTCGCTCCGGACAAGGTGTTCTCGGTCCGCTACGTCGATCCGGTGCAGCAGCTCGCGACGCTGGCCGACGGCAGCGCTTACCGGGACGAGGGCATCTTCGACATTACGGCCGAAATCGAGAACCTGCCGGCGTTCGGCATGGAGCATTCCCGCATCGAACTCGAGATGACGCTCCAGAGCGGGCTCAGCTTCGTGCAGCTCGACGAGCGCGGCAACATCAGGCGGGACGCCTCCGGCAAGCCGCTCGTGGACAATGTGAGCAGCAAGAAGGTGGAGTACCGCAAGGAGGCGACGCCGGAGGAAGCCCGGCAGGGCATCCAGCCGAAGTACAAGCCGGGCGACACGGTGACGGCTTCGTTCAAGGTGATGGCCAAAGGAAAGCCGTGGCCGACGACGCGCCAGTACATGCTGACGGCGCGCAGCCCGGAGACGCTCAGCAAGCTGGAGGGCGTGAAGGACGAGGGCATCAAGGCCCAGTACGAGTCCGTCAAGTCCAACTTCATCCTGCTGCCGCCGGTCGGAGAAGCGACGCCGACGTATGTGTACGGCGTTTCTCCGAAGGAGCTGTACAGCACGGATGTGAAGTACATGACGGTCAACCTGTCCAACATCGAGGCCTATACGACCGGCGGCGAGGGGACGGAGCCGAACTTCGACCTGTATCTGATCGAAAAGGCGACCGGCGACCGCTACCGGGTGCCGGTGAAGGAATCGGTGCTGCTGCAGCCGACCGATGACGGCCTGACCGGCGATATGCGCATCACTTACCGGGGCGGCGACAAGGTCGACGAGGCGGGCAAGGTGATCCAGGAGGGTCTCGGACCTGAGCTGCCGCTCGGCGAGTACGAGATCGCGATCGACTACAAGGCGGCCGCCGGAGACGATCCGGAGATCGCGTCGATGTACGACATCACGGCGGGCGAGACGGTCCTCGTCACCGACAACGACGAGTCGCGCATCCGCGAGGCCGGCATCCTGGCGCTGTACAAGGAAGTCGTCGATCTGAGCGGCCTCGACAACGGCGCGACGGTCGGTACGGAGCGGCTCGAGCAGCTGAACAGCCTGTTCCCCGGCAATCCGTTCAAGGAAGGCAGCTTCCTGCATGCCGCGGCGACGAGCTACAAAAAGACGCGCGCGCTCATCGGAGCCGCCAGCAAGGCGGTCGATCCCGAGTTCGATCTGAGCGGGTTCGCCGATGAATCGGCGCTGGCGGAGACGCCGCTCTACAACTACCGCATCTTCGAGAGCGAGGAGGATCTGGAGGCGTTCGAGGAGCAGGCGGAAGAGGACAAGATCGACCGCGAGACGCTCGTCGTCGTGCGCGGCATGGTCAAGCAGGTCGGCACCGGCGACGATCAGCAGATCATCGTCGACACGAAGACCGAGCCCGCCATCATCAACGATGCGGTCGCCTACAGCGGCAAGGACCTCGTCATCGTGAGGGGCAAGCTCGACATCCTGGGCATGAAGCAGCCGGAAGGGCTGCCGCTGCTCGATACGATGTTCGTCAAGGGCGACGGCACTCTGAGCGTCGCCAGCAGCGGCTTCATTTTCCACAAGGGAGAATGGACGCTCGACTTCTTCAACGGCTTCGACAAGACGCTCGGCGGGGACGGCTACGGCATTCCGCGCGCCGGCAGCGGCGAGGACGATGACGAGGAGGAGGAAAGCAAGGACGCCAACAAACAGTCCGGGACGAATCCGGAGGACGACAGCCAGAACGGCAGCCTCAAATGGGCGGTCGGAGGCGTCGGCGACCGGCTCAATCCGCTCCGGCAGATCATGCTGGAGAATGTCTATTTCAACAAGCACTCGCTGTTCAGCGCGCCGAGCTTCTCCATCGACGGCTTCGGCCTGTCGCTGAACGACTTCATCCTCCGCGAGGGCGGCGTCTCGTTCGGCGGAACCGTGTCGCTGAAGGTCGTGAACGCGGAGATCAACAATGTCATCTACAACAAAAAAGGCTTTGTCGGCATCGATGCCAAGCTCGGCTTCGATCTCAATGAAAGCCTCGGCCTGTTCGGGCCGAAGGAGGACAAGAAGGCGGACAGCGAAGGTCCGAAAAAGCCGAGCGGCAGCATCAGCGTCACCCACTACGTGCAGAAGGTGGAGGGAATCAACAACCAGTACGGCCTCGAATTCGAGGCGCAGCTGAAAAACATGGCCGAGGTCGCGATCGAGTTCTCGCTCAAGCAGGTCGACGACGGGCGCATCCTGCCGGATGTGATCGCCTTCGGCACCCAGCTGAAGAGCCCGGGCGTGCTCATTACCGGCGCGACGTACCTGACCGCGATCCGAGGCGCGGTCCGCGAGCTGGCGGACACGATCGCCGGCGGCACGGCGGAGGATCCGTTCCCGCTGACGATCCAGGCGGGCGTCGGCATCCGCTTCGGGATGGCGCCGGCGTATTTCTTCGGCGATATCGATCTGACGCTGAAGCGGACCGGCATCAAGATCGAGGGGCAGATGAAATACTCGCCCGATGCCAACGCCGAGGAGGATGACCGCATCGAGATGATCACCAAGGCGCTTCTGGAGGCGCAGTGGGTGACGCCGTGGTTCGTGCGCGTTCAGGCCGAGGTCGATATCGGCGGCTGGGACATCATCGTCGGCAAGGCCGGCATTTTCGTCGGGCAGAACCTGGAGAAGAACCGCACCGACTTCGAGGGCTACATCGGCTCCAAGGTGCAGATTCCGGGCTCGGTGCCGGTCGTCGGGGGCATGCCGCTCTCGAGCGTCTTCCTCGGAGTCAACAACGACAAGCTGTGGGGCAGCGTCGGCATCCTGTTCATCTCCCTGGGCATCACGTATTACTGGGGAGGCGGAGTGGAATTCGGCACGTCGACCGACCAGCTGCCGGAAGGGCTGGCGCATCTGGTCATCCAGGATCCCGAGCGCGGACCGCGCCTGCTCGTCATCGGCTCGGGCGTAGAGACGGTGGCGAATTCCAGGGTTGCTTCCGAGCAGGAATCGCAGGCGGTCGAATACCGCGAGGTCGAGAAGGGCGTCCAGATCGTCGACAACGGCGACATGACGCTCGGTATCGGCGGCATCGCGGTCAAGAACGGCGGCCGCGTGCATGAGATTCCGATGAGCGGAGTCAGCGGCAACGCCATCATCGAGATGGAATACGACAGCAAGGACATGCCTTCATTTACGCTCAAGGACGGCAGCGGCAGGCTGTATCCGGTGAAGTTCGACAATACGAACACGGACAAGACGGCGAACGCGTTCACGCAGATCGTGCCGGCGAAGCAGTCGGCGACGGGCGTGGACATGCGCAAGGCCTACGTCATCGTGCCGGCTGACAAAGCCGCCGCAGGCGGCAAATGGACGCTGACGGCGCAGGCGCCGGTCGAGACGAAGCTGCTGAACGTGCCGACGGCGCCGCAGCTGAGCGAGGTCGGCATGACGCCGAATCCGGCGGACGCCAACAAGTTCAGCGCGACCTGGAAGGTCGACAATGTCAAGCCGGGCGATACGGTCAGCCTGTATCTGGCCAGCGACGCGGTGACAGGCAAGACGGAGAAGCTGTCGACCGGCGAGCTCGTCCAGCAGACGGGCGACGCCGGACTGCTGATCGCCAAGGATCTGCCGGCCGCGGCGGGCAGCGCGGCGATCGACGTGACCTCCATCCCGCTGGCGGGAGGCACGGAGGATATCCGGGGCCTCTTGCGCCAGGGAAGCTATTATGTGCGGGCGGAGCTCCATTCGGAGAACGCCTTCGGCACGAAAACGTCGGCGCAGCGCTTCGAGCTCAAGGACCCGATGGCTCCGGCCAAGGTCGAGGGCGTGAGCGTGAAGCCGGCCGGCAACGGCTACTTCCACCTGTCCTTCAAGCCTGGCGCGGTCAAACCCGGCCAGCAGGCCTATGAGCGCAGCTACGTCATCGAGGCGCTGCAGGAGCAGGACAAGGCGATGAAGAGCTACGAGCCGTTCGGCACCGTGCTGATGACGGAAGCGGAGCTGAAGCCGTATTGGAACGCATCCTCCGGACGTTATGAGGGCATTCCGATCGGGGGCTGGGCTGCCGTCTCGACCTCGGATGCCGTCAACACCTCCAGTCTGGAGGGCACGCCGGCTCCGGCAAGCGGAGCGGGCCATGCCGGCCTGGAGACCGGGAACGTCTACACGATCGGCGTGAGCGCCTCCGCTGTGCCGACCGAGGCGGATGACAAAAACCGCAATCCGCATTATGCGGACCGCGCCGACTCGGCCGCGACGCTGCTGCCGGCCGCGCAGAAGCCGCAGCTGACGCTCGGCGGCGGACCGGCCAGGCCGGAAGGCAAGAAGTTCTGGGAAATGCTGACGAGCCGCACGGAGCAGAATCTGACGCTCCTCTCCACCCAGCCCGATGTGGAAGTGGAGGCGTATGTCGGGGATGAGCTCGTCGGCAAGGCGGACATGCGCACCGAGGGCGGCGCGAGCCGCGGCACGCTGAAGCTGGACCGCTTCTCGACGGACGGCAAGTTCGCCGTGGAGCTGAGAGCCCGCAACACAGCGACCGGCGACGTCTCGGTCACGATGCTGTACCTGACGGTCGATACGATCGCGCCGGTGCTGTACATCGACGGGCCGGCGACCGGAGCGCGCACCAAGGCCGGCCGCATCCGCGTCTCCGGAACGACGACTGTCGGCGACGCGCTCACAGTCGCCGGACAGCCCGTCAAGGTCGGAGAGGACGGAAGCTTCGACAGCGAGGTGCAGCTGCCGGAAGGCGCAGGAGCCGCAGCGGAGCTCAAGTTCGTGGCTCGCGACGCGGCCGGCAACGAGAACTCGGCGGTCGTGAACGTCACGAACGACGGCTTCCGGGCGCCGAGCGCGATCGTGCTGAAGCCGATTCCGAAGCTGCAGCCGGGCGAGAGCGTGAAGCTGCAGGCCGTGCTGAAGGTTGCGGACGGCAAGGACGGCAGCGGCAAGCCGCGCTTCAAGGAAGTCGCGCTGCAAGGCAAGGAGGAGCTGGACCGTCTGAGCCTGACCGTGGACGGCGAGTCGGTGCTGCTCGCCGAGGACGGCACGCTGACGGCGCTTGGCGCCGGAGCGAGCCTGATTACGGCGGGCTACCGCGTCTCGGACGGCATGACGCTGCAAGCGATGTCCGTCGCGGACGTGGCGCTGCCGGCGCCGTCCTCGCTGGGGTCGCTCGCAGCCTCGACCGAAAGCGTGCTCGGTTCGGCCGACAGGACGCGCATCGTCGTCTCCGACGCCGGAGACATGACCGGGCAGCAGCTGGCGTACCGCGTCTATGGGGCGGGCGCCAAGCTGCCGGCCTTCAAGGAGGATCTCTCCGGATGGAGCGTGCTGCCGGCAGGCGGCATCGTCGAGGCCAAGCACGGCGATGCCGTCGTCTTGGCGAAGCGAACCTCCTCCGGCAAGCTGGCAATGGCGGCTGCGGTGCTGCCGGCCAACATCTGGACCTACATGCCGGGCGGCTTCGGCTTCGGAGGCGGCGGCGCGCCGGCTGCCGGCGCGAAGCCGCAGGCAACCGTGAACGGCAGCGCCGTCGATGCGGCATGGGAAGGCAAAACTGCCGTCATTCGTCTCGATGCGTCAAGCGCGGACGGCTCGGCCGACGTTGTGCTCCGTTCGGCGGAAGCGGCTGAGGGCTACCGGATCACGGTCGCCCGCGCGCTCGCCGACAAGCTCGCGGCGGCAGGCAAGACGCTGCGGATCGAGCTGCCGATGGCAAGCCTTTCGCTCGGCGCCTCGCAGCTGCGCGGCGGCAAGGACGACTTGACGTTGTCGTTCGGACTGAACGACAACGCCGATCGTGCCGCGCTGGATGCGGCGGCGCTCGCCCAAGGCTTCAGGCTGCTGGGCGGCGGCGCAGGCACCAAGCTGCAGCTGGGCCTCGCGGCTTCCGGCTGGAAGCCGGCTCCGGCCGCGGTTCTGCCGCTGCCCGAGGGCGTCACGACGAAGGATGTGACGGCGGTGCTGCTGAGAGCGGCGGACGGCAGCTGGACGCCGCTGGCGTGGAAGCCGGCGGCAGGCGGAGCGGCCGCAGAGGTCGTATTGACCGGCTCCGGCAGCCTCTATTATGCAAGCAACAGCAAGACGTTCCAGGATGTTGCGCCGCTGTTCTGGGCGGCGGACACGATCCGGCAGGCTTCGGCGAGAATGCTCGTCTTCGGCCAGTCGGCGGCCAAGTTCGCTCCGAACGCCAAGGTGACGCGGGCGGAATATCCGACGATTCTGCTCCGCTCGGCCGGTTACATGACCGAGCCGGCGGCAGCGTCCCGCTTCGCGGATGTGCCGGCGGACAGCTGGTACGCACGGACGGTCTCGATCGCCGCCGGCCTCGGCCTCGCCAGCGGCAAGAGCGCGGACCGGTACGATCCGGGCGCGGCTCTCACCCGCCTGGAGGCGATGGTCATGGCCGGACGGCTGATGGCGATCGCCCGGCCGGGCAAGGAGCTGGGCGAGGAGGAGACCGCCCGCGTGCTGGGCGCCTTCGCAGACGCCAAGGCGGTTCCGGCCTGGGCGCGGGGAGCGCTGGCGGCAGCCGTGCAGGCAGGACTCATTCAAGGCATCGACGGCAGCATTTCCCCGAACGAGCCGCTCACGCGCAGCCAGGCGGCTGCGATCGCGGTCCGGGTGAACGACTGGATGAAATCATAA